From the genome of Phyllostomus discolor isolate MPI-MPIP mPhyDis1 chromosome 12, mPhyDis1.pri.v3, whole genome shotgun sequence, one region includes:
- the BEAN1 gene encoding protein BEAN1, which produces MSVKFGYAEVRGGTTRRAAGTAEEGAWRALRCAAVRHPQCPLSSLLTDRFNRTGHSHLTSLDSSDYSSVLVSPVLVASAVIGMVVAISCVTIIVGSLRRDSQGGSQQSRRRRREFEDSQGEWLSVPGPALLSSCDCNPGGIKEVAALPWEGEGGRGRHPHRLRWSERAHRCPPQCTRGQEKPPRLSAKGGAEGQREDSASRALQSSPPAGRPHPTQQGQLCSLSGAPRPAQGWCWHSRAATEGNLCLVRSGMVSWREQSLWGLRQMCEGSSRPQPEAQAKCLTPADSEESSYWSRGVRYACSLVGDWPPPTDLSAGEEANAMVLRELYTDSPPGYEECTGPGATQVYLPTDAPPPYSLTDANPGGCQQAQSGPRTVSMDALPTYEAVCEVHPPSSLLPLPGPEPGPRSPPGSPGRVV; this is translated from the exons GGAGGGACGACTCGCAGGGCAGCAGGGACCGCGGAGGAAGGTGCGTGGCGGGCGCTGCGCTGCGCCGCGGTTCGGCACCCTCAGTGTCCTCTCTCTTCGCTCCTGACAGACCGCTTCAACCGCACCGGCCACTCCCACCTCACCTCCCTGGACAGCTCGGACTACAGCAGCGTGCTCGTGTCTCCCGTGCTGGTGGCCAGCGCGGTCATAGGCATGGTCGTCGCCATCTCCTGCGTCACCATCATCGTGGGCAGCCTCCGCCGGGACAGCCAGGGCGGGTCCCAGCagtcccgccgccgccgccgagagTTCGAGGACAGCCAAGGTGAGTGGCTGTCCGTCCCAGGGCCGGCACTCCTGTCCAGTTGTGACTGTAACCCTGGAGGCATCAAGGAGGTGGCTGCTCTGCcgtgggaaggggagggtggtCGGGGAAGGCATCCTCACAGGCTTAGGTGGTCCGAAAGAGCTCACAGGTGCCCACCACAGTGCACTCGGGGGCAGGAGAAGCCCCCGAGGCTGTCTGCCAAGGGCGGGGCTGAAGGTCAGAGGGAAGACAG TGCCAGCCGGGCCTTGCAGAGCTCCCCTCCAGcaggccgcccccaccccacccagcag GGCCAGCTCTGCTCCCTCTCTGGGGCCCCACGCCCGGCTCAGGGTTGGTGCTGGCATTCTAGGGCTGCCACTGAGGGGAATCTGTGCTTGGTGAGGAGCGGGATGGTGAGCTGGAGAGAACAGAGTCTCTGGGGCCTCAGGCAAATGTGTGAGGGCTCTTCCCGGCCCCAGCCTGAGGCCCAGGCCAAATGTCTGACCCCTGCAGACTCGGAGGAGTCCTCGTACTGGAGCCGCGGGGTGCGCTACGCCTGCAGCCTTGTGGGGGACTGGCCGCCACCCACGGACCTGAGCGCTGGCGAGGAGGCGAACGCCATGGTGCTCCGGGAGCTGTACACAGATTCCCCACCCGG CTACGAGGAGTGCACGGGGCCAGGAGCCACTCAGGTGTACCTCCCCACGGACGCGCCTCCACCCTACTCGCTGACCGACGCCAACCCCGGAGGCTGCCAGCAGGCGCAGAGCGGCCCCCGCACCGTCTCCATGGATGCCCTGCCCACTTACGAGGCTGTGTGTGAGGTCCACCCTCCATCGAGCCTGCTGCCACTGCCAGGCCCGGAGCCGGGGCCGAGGAGCCCCCCGGGCTCGCCCGGGAGGGTTGTGTGA